From Streptomyces sp. HUAS MG91, the proteins below share one genomic window:
- a CDS encoding GAF domain-containing protein, translating to MGWSVSVPGIEVSVAAQPERTVVHVAGRLDEDAVVALRQQLADHHRCLVLDFSRVSFVGMAGVALVEAVAEQVRAAGGELEVWGVDDPRLRQMHESGRLRALCRHAGRGAETTAPAESRNRLVMREALAAALRVTGAPMGNAQLLDSASQSLRITTQRGFHQPFLDFFRRVETRAHGSTCGTAAAQRSAVYVEDVRESDLFVGTPAAEVLEDAGVRAVASLPVMTAAGDLAGMLSTHFARPTVWTPEVRRELAYVAEAAGRLIR from the coding sequence ATGGGGTGGTCCGTATCGGTGCCGGGCATCGAGGTGTCGGTCGCCGCGCAGCCCGAGCGGACCGTCGTGCACGTCGCGGGCCGCCTCGACGAGGACGCCGTGGTCGCGCTGCGGCAGCAGCTGGCGGACCACCACCGCTGCCTGGTCCTCGACTTCAGCCGGGTGTCCTTCGTGGGGATGGCCGGAGTGGCGCTCGTCGAGGCGGTCGCCGAGCAGGTGCGCGCGGCGGGCGGTGAGCTGGAGGTCTGGGGCGTCGACGATCCCCGGCTGCGGCAGATGCACGAGAGCGGCCGGCTGCGTGCCCTGTGCCGGCACGCGGGACGCGGTGCGGAGACCACCGCCCCGGCCGAGAGCCGCAACCGGCTGGTGATGCGGGAGGCGCTGGCCGCGGCCCTGCGCGTGACCGGGGCTCCGATGGGCAACGCCCAGCTCCTGGACTCCGCCTCGCAGTCCCTGCGCATCACGACACAGCGCGGCTTCCACCAGCCGTTCCTGGACTTCTTCCGCCGCGTGGAGACCAGGGCGCACGGCAGCACCTGCGGCACGGCCGCCGCACAGCGCAGCGCCGTCTACGTGGAGGACGTCCGCGAGTCCGATCTGTTCGTCGGCACACCGGCGGCGGAGGTCCTGGAGGACGCGGGGGTGCGGGCCGTCGCCTCGCTGCCCGTGATGACGGCGGCGGGCGACCTGGCGGGGATGCTCTCCACCCACTTCGCCCGGCCCACCGTGTGGACGCCCGAGGTGCGGCGCGAGCTGGCGTACGTGGCCGAGGCGGCCGGCCGGCTGATCCGCTGA
- a CDS encoding MurR/RpiR family transcriptional regulator produces MAVPAEGTAAPGGGNVLHQITRRLPYLPSALRQIAEYLVAHPTEAQAMTITQLASACGVAESTVSRFVREMGLESYHTLRVGLAEARFAATRTAAGGGEAEFVYEGILRDDAAPAIIGKIERSSRQALTRTARQVDAEALAEAAALLDEANALVFCSMGASGIAAEEGVMRFTRAGKKCLHYRDQSVQMMVATVLAPGDVLIAISDSGQTTAVVEATRLAVDRGAATIAITAAPKSPLARLADVPLFTSNVEGAGLYGESVTSKWGQLLLVDILYATYAARHFDETLHTLQETYEAGIRHSRGRRRP; encoded by the coding sequence ATGGCAGTCCCAGCAGAGGGCACGGCGGCACCCGGTGGCGGCAATGTGCTGCACCAGATCACCCGCCGGCTGCCCTATCTGCCGTCCGCGCTGCGCCAGATCGCCGAGTACCTGGTGGCCCATCCCACCGAGGCACAGGCCATGACGATCACGCAGCTCGCCTCGGCGTGCGGGGTCGCCGAGTCGACCGTCTCCCGTTTCGTGCGGGAGATGGGCCTAGAGAGCTATCACACGCTCCGCGTCGGTCTCGCCGAGGCCCGCTTCGCCGCCACCCGCACCGCCGCGGGCGGCGGCGAGGCGGAATTCGTCTACGAGGGCATCCTGCGGGACGACGCCGCGCCCGCCATCATCGGCAAGATCGAGCGCAGCAGCCGGCAGGCCCTCACCCGGACCGCCCGGCAGGTCGACGCCGAGGCACTGGCGGAGGCCGCCGCGCTCCTCGACGAGGCGAACGCCCTCGTCTTCTGCTCCATGGGCGCCTCCGGCATCGCCGCCGAGGAGGGCGTGATGCGCTTCACCCGCGCCGGCAAGAAGTGTCTGCACTACCGCGACCAGAGCGTGCAGATGATGGTCGCCACCGTGCTCGCCCCCGGCGACGTCCTCATCGCGATCAGCGACTCCGGCCAGACCACCGCCGTGGTGGAGGCGACCCGGCTGGCCGTCGACCGCGGGGCCGCCACCATCGCGATCACCGCGGCCCCCAAGAGCCCGCTGGCCCGGCTCGCGGACGTGCCGCTGTTCACGTCGAACGTCGAGGGAGCGGGCCTGTACGGCGAGTCCGTGACCTCCAAGTGGGGTCAGCTGCTGCTGGTCGACATCCTCTACGCGACGTACGCGGCACGGCACTTCGACGAGACGCTGCACACGCTCCAGGAGACGTACGAGGCGGGCATCCGGCACTCGCGCGGGCGCCGCAGGCCCTGA
- a CDS encoding NAD(P)-dependent oxidoreductase has product MSAPAVARIAVTPRSLSADGHPALAELEAAGFELVYPAPGRMPTADEQRAALADCVGYLAGVEPITGDILDRAPRLRVISRNGVGTDAVDLAAAAERGITVTTTGDANAQGVAELTLALILASGRAIPAQDAALRQGEWRRRRGRELAGRTLGVIGCGRIGSRVAALGRALGMRVLRHDAAPGAGDTPLPRLLAESDVLTLHCPPPAGGPLVDAAFLDAVRPGACLVNTARATLIDPRAVRAALDDGRLGGYATDVFEVEPPADRDLLAHPLAVSTPHIGGFTEESVDRATRAAVDNLLQALSGARDG; this is encoded by the coding sequence GTGAGCGCCCCCGCCGTCGCCCGGATCGCCGTCACCCCGCGCTCCCTGTCCGCCGACGGGCACCCCGCCCTGGCGGAGCTGGAGGCCGCCGGGTTCGAGCTGGTCTACCCGGCGCCGGGCCGCATGCCCACCGCGGACGAACAGCGGGCGGCCCTGGCCGACTGCGTCGGCTATCTCGCCGGGGTCGAGCCGATCACCGGTGACATCCTGGACCGGGCGCCCCGCCTGCGCGTCATCAGCCGCAACGGAGTGGGCACCGACGCCGTCGACCTGGCCGCCGCGGCCGAGCGTGGCATCACGGTGACGACCACGGGCGACGCCAACGCCCAAGGGGTCGCCGAACTCACCCTCGCCCTGATCCTGGCCTCGGGCCGCGCCATCCCCGCGCAGGACGCCGCGCTGCGCCAGGGTGAATGGCGGCGCAGGCGCGGCCGCGAACTCGCCGGCCGCACCCTCGGGGTCATCGGGTGCGGCCGGATCGGCAGCCGGGTCGCCGCCCTGGGACGCGCCCTGGGCATGCGGGTCCTCCGCCACGACGCGGCGCCCGGGGCGGGCGACACTCCGCTGCCGCGGCTGCTGGCCGAGTCCGACGTGCTCACGCTGCACTGCCCGCCGCCGGCCGGCGGGCCGCTGGTCGACGCGGCGTTCCTCGACGCCGTGCGGCCGGGCGCCTGCCTGGTCAACACGGCCCGCGCCACGCTGATCGATCCGCGTGCGGTGCGCGCCGCGCTCGACGACGGGCGCCTGGGCGGGTACGCCACGGACGTCTTCGAGGTGGAGCCGCCCGCCGATCGCGACCTGCTCGCGCACCCGCTGGCGGTCAGCACGCCCCACATCGGCGGGTTCACCGAGGAGAGCGTCGACCGGGCCACCCGGGCGGCAGTGGACAATCTTCTCCAGGCCCTCAGCGGGGCCCGCGACGGATAA
- a CDS encoding glucose-6-phosphate isomerase family protein, translated as MTVATRDAVVTDFSLTTGLSATKRPLRRHVADMADMYADADAARVLAEQGTLVYEFFDMGVPHGSGEVAYGTSITYPGKVGDEYFMTKGHFHEVLETSEIYYCLSGRGLMLMENPEGHVQWEEFTPGTAVYVPARYAHRSINTSPDEPLVTFFAFPGHAGHDYGTIETKGFRKIVVERDGQPAVLDNPRWQEDV; from the coding sequence ATGACCGTCGCCACCCGTGACGCCGTCGTCACCGACTTCTCGCTCACCACCGGCCTGTCCGCCACGAAGCGGCCGCTGCGCCGTCACGTCGCCGACATGGCCGACATGTACGCCGACGCCGACGCGGCCCGCGTCCTGGCCGAACAGGGCACGCTCGTCTACGAGTTCTTCGACATGGGCGTCCCGCACGGCAGCGGCGAGGTCGCCTACGGCACCAGCATCACCTACCCGGGCAAGGTCGGTGACGAGTACTTCATGACCAAGGGCCACTTCCACGAGGTGCTGGAGACCTCGGAGATCTACTACTGCCTGTCGGGGCGCGGCCTGATGCTGATGGAGAACCCCGAGGGACACGTGCAGTGGGAGGAGTTCACGCCCGGCACCGCCGTCTACGTGCCCGCCCGCTACGCCCACCGGTCCATCAACACCAGCCCCGACGAGCCCCTGGTGACCTTCTTCGCGTTCCCCGGTCACGCCGGCCACGACTACGGCACCATCGAGACCAAGGGATTCCGCAAGATCGTCGTGGAGCGCGACGGACAGCCCGCCGTTCTCGACAACCCGCGCTGGCAGGAGGACGTGTGA
- a CDS encoding shikimate dehydrogenase, which yields MGSLSPAQRPTMYFVGVTTTKSSIMKVFPAWARALGLDAVIQGIDLPLDDTAEHYRDVVDFIKHDPLSLGALVTTHKLNLYKAAHDLFDSVGPQTALLDEVSSISKRDGRLWGHAMDPLTSGLSLEALVPQGHWRRTGGDLLLLGAGGSALALTLHLHERALAGGDVPGRVVVTNRRPGRLEEMRAVHAKLGLSIPVEYVVADTPDVNDAQLARLAPHSVVVNATGLGKDRPGSPLTDAARFPEHAIAWDFNYRGDLLFLDQARAQQAGRHVTVEDGWLYFIHGWTRVIAEVFALDIPTQGPEFDRLSALAAQA from the coding sequence ATGGGCAGCCTCTCGCCCGCGCAGCGCCCGACGATGTACTTCGTCGGCGTCACCACCACCAAGTCGTCCATCATGAAGGTCTTCCCGGCCTGGGCCCGCGCCCTGGGTCTGGACGCCGTCATCCAGGGCATCGACCTGCCCCTCGACGACACCGCGGAGCACTACCGCGACGTCGTCGACTTCATCAAGCACGACCCGCTCTCCCTCGGGGCGCTGGTCACCACCCACAAGCTCAACCTCTACAAGGCCGCCCACGACCTGTTCGACTCCGTCGGCCCGCAGACCGCGCTGCTCGACGAGGTCAGCAGCATCTCCAAGCGCGACGGCCGCCTGTGGGGCCACGCCATGGACCCGCTGACCAGCGGTCTCTCCCTCGAAGCGCTGGTCCCGCAGGGGCACTGGCGGCGCACCGGAGGCGATCTGCTGCTGCTCGGCGCGGGCGGCTCCGCGCTCGCGCTCACCCTCCACCTGCACGAGCGGGCGCTGGCCGGCGGGGACGTCCCGGGCCGCGTCGTCGTCACCAACCGCCGCCCGGGCCGCCTGGAGGAGATGCGGGCCGTGCACGCGAAGCTCGGCCTGAGCATCCCCGTCGAGTACGTCGTCGCCGACACCCCCGACGTCAACGACGCCCAGCTCGCCCGGCTCGCCCCGCACTCCGTGGTCGTAAACGCCACGGGCCTCGGCAAGGACCGGCCCGGCTCTCCGCTGACCGACGCGGCCCGCTTCCCCGAGCACGCGATCGCCTGGGACTTCAACTACCGCGGCGACCTCCTCTTCCTCGACCAGGCGCGCGCCCAGCAGGCCGGGCGGCACGTCACGGTGGAGGACGGCTGGCTGTACTTCATCCACGGCTGGACCCGGGTGATCGCCGAGGTGTTCGCCCTCGACATCCCCACCCAGGGACCCGAGTTCGACCGCCTGTCCGCCCTCGCCGCCCAGGCGTAG
- the glpK gene encoding glycerol kinase GlpK, whose amino-acid sequence MSPRYVLAFDAGTTGIRAILFDKQGDVAGLASQEFPQLYPQPGWVEHNPRDIWNTQLTVAKQVLAEADCTGDDIAAIGITNQRETVVVWDRATGEPVHNAIVWQDRRTAPLCEQLKERGLEEHVRATTGLIIDAYFSATKIKWILDHVPGARERAERGELAFGTVDSWLIWNLTGGAVHVTDHTNAARTMLFDIHRLDWDPRLLAELGIPRSLLPEVRPTSEVYGYTEPSVLLGARIPVASAVGDQQGALFGQACFDAGSVKATYGTGASLVLNTGERPVASERGMLTTIAWGLDGTVEYALEGLIFVAAASIQWLRDELCIVYDAEDTETAARQVPDSNGVYLVPAFVGLAAPYWDQYARGAIIGLTRGVNRKHIIRAALESIAYQFRDVITCMEADSGITTREIRVDGGATVNNFLMQLQADIIDVPVLRPTVIESSARGAAFLAGLATGFWKDRAELAEMFRLDRRFDAALDRAEADRLYAGWQRAVERARDWAEH is encoded by the coding sequence ATGTCCCCCCGCTATGTGCTCGCCTTCGACGCGGGCACCACCGGAATCCGCGCGATCCTCTTCGACAAGCAGGGTGACGTCGCGGGGCTGGCCAGCCAGGAGTTCCCCCAGCTGTACCCGCAGCCGGGCTGGGTGGAGCACAACCCCCGCGACATCTGGAACACCCAGCTCACCGTCGCCAAGCAGGTCCTCGCCGAGGCCGACTGCACGGGCGACGACATCGCCGCGATCGGCATCACCAACCAGCGCGAGACCGTCGTCGTCTGGGACCGCGCCACCGGCGAGCCCGTCCACAACGCGATCGTCTGGCAGGACCGGCGCACCGCTCCCTTGTGCGAACAGCTCAAGGAGCGCGGCCTGGAGGAGCACGTCCGCGCCACCACCGGCCTCATCATCGACGCCTACTTCTCCGCGACGAAGATCAAGTGGATCCTCGATCACGTCCCGGGCGCCCGGGAGCGGGCCGAGCGCGGCGAACTCGCCTTCGGCACCGTCGACTCCTGGCTGATCTGGAACCTCACCGGCGGCGCCGTCCACGTCACGGACCACACCAACGCGGCCCGGACCATGTTGTTCGACATCCACCGCCTGGACTGGGACCCGCGGCTGCTGGCCGAGCTGGGCATCCCCCGCTCGCTGCTGCCCGAGGTGCGCCCCACCAGCGAGGTGTACGGGTACACCGAGCCGTCCGTGCTGCTCGGCGCCCGCATCCCGGTCGCCTCGGCGGTGGGTGACCAGCAGGGTGCCCTGTTCGGCCAGGCCTGCTTCGACGCGGGCAGCGTCAAGGCCACGTACGGCACCGGTGCCTCCCTCGTGCTGAACACCGGGGAGCGGCCCGTCGCCAGCGAGCGCGGCATGCTCACCACCATCGCGTGGGGCCTGGACGGCACGGTCGAGTACGCCCTGGAAGGGCTGATCTTCGTCGCCGCCGCCTCCATCCAGTGGCTGCGCGACGAGCTGTGCATCGTGTACGACGCCGAGGACACGGAGACCGCGGCCCGCCAGGTGCCCGACAGCAACGGCGTCTATCTGGTGCCGGCGTTCGTCGGCCTGGCCGCGCCGTACTGGGACCAGTACGCCCGCGGCGCGATCATCGGCCTGACGCGGGGCGTGAACCGCAAGCACATCATCCGGGCCGCCCTGGAGTCGATCGCCTATCAGTTCCGCGATGTCATCACCTGCATGGAGGCGGACTCCGGCATCACGACCCGGGAGATCCGGGTCGACGGCGGCGCCACCGTCAACAACTTCCTGATGCAGTTGCAGGCCGACATCATCGACGTACCGGTCCTGCGGCCCACCGTCATCGAGTCCTCGGCGCGCGGCGCCGCGTTCCTCGCCGGGCTCGCCACGGGCTTCTGGAAGGACCGGGCCGAGCTCGCGGAGATGTTCCGCCTCGACCGGCGCTTCGACGCCGCCCTGGACCGCGCCGAGGCCGACCGGCTGTACGCGGGCTGGCAACGCGCCGTGGAGCGCGCCCGCGACTGGGCCGAGCACTGA
- a CDS encoding zinc-dependent dehydrogenase codes for MKAAVLHEPGRLTVEDVPEPELSDDGILVRVRAASVCGTDLRVHRHGHFKIPAGTRRVLGHEFAGDVVAAGPRVRGLAVGARVSVTPNVGCGRCAMCRHGHNNMCPDYEAFGISYDGGFQELLHVPGFAIERGNVFTLPDSLDYRQAALVEPLSCCYHGQQALRVGPEDTVVIAGAGPIGACHLLLAKVAGARKVIVSNRRRPRLELAARLGADVIVDVREQDLADVVAEHTDGRGADVVITCVSSAEVQEQAATLLAPHGRLNYFSGLGQARTVPVDTNRVHYRGLTLTGTTGSGNGDYARSLALASEGRVDLTPLIGDGFPLEKIEDAFAYAASGTGMKAMISYDSGSDDSHDEGR; via the coding sequence GTGAAGGCCGCGGTCCTCCACGAGCCGGGCCGTCTGACGGTCGAGGACGTGCCCGAGCCCGAGCTGTCCGACGACGGGATCCTCGTCCGCGTCCGGGCCGCCTCCGTGTGCGGCACCGACCTGCGGGTCCACCGCCACGGCCACTTCAAGATCCCGGCGGGGACGCGCCGGGTCCTGGGCCACGAGTTCGCCGGTGACGTCGTCGCCGCGGGGCCCCGCGTGCGCGGCCTGGCCGTCGGCGCGCGGGTGAGCGTCACCCCGAACGTCGGCTGCGGGCGCTGCGCGATGTGCCGCCACGGCCACAACAACATGTGCCCCGACTACGAGGCGTTCGGCATCAGCTACGACGGCGGCTTCCAGGAACTGCTGCACGTTCCCGGTTTCGCGATCGAACGCGGCAACGTGTTCACACTGCCCGACTCCCTGGACTACCGGCAGGCCGCGCTCGTCGAGCCGCTGTCCTGCTGCTACCACGGCCAGCAGGCCCTGCGGGTCGGCCCCGAGGACACCGTCGTCATCGCCGGCGCGGGTCCCATCGGCGCCTGCCATCTGCTGCTCGCCAAGGTGGCGGGCGCCCGCAAGGTGATCGTGTCCAACCGGCGCCGCCCGCGCCTGGAGCTGGCCGCGCGGCTCGGCGCCGACGTGATCGTCGACGTACGGGAGCAGGACCTCGCCGACGTCGTCGCCGAACACACCGACGGGCGCGGCGCGGACGTCGTCATCACCTGTGTGTCCAGCGCCGAGGTGCAGGAACAGGCGGCGACCCTGCTCGCCCCGCACGGCCGCCTCAACTACTTCTCGGGGCTCGGGCAGGCGCGGACCGTGCCGGTCGACACCAACCGGGTCCACTACCGGGGCCTGACCCTGACCGGCACCACCGGCTCCGGCAACGGCGACTACGCGCGCAGCCTGGCCCTGGCCTCCGAGGGGCGCGTCGATCTGACCCCGCTGATCGGCGACGGTTTCCCGCTGGAGAAGATCGAGGACGCCTTCGCCTACGCCGCTTCCGGCACCGGCATGAAGGCGATGATCAGCTACGACTCCGGGTCCGACGACAGCCACGACGAAGGCAGGTGA
- a CDS encoding galactitol-1-phosphate 5-dehydrogenase: protein MKAAVLKSLEEMVHTDVSEPEPVGDRSVLVRVGAVGVCGSDVLRYGRGKAYHYPLVLGHEFSAIVEQAPADSEFTPGDRVAVFPLLPDAADPMTRIGEYALGSGYDYYGSRRDGALAERMHVPEANLIRVPRDTPLTHAAMVEPAAVALHAMLKLDLPADATALVIGAGPIGALAAQWLRILGASEVYVADVDARKRAVLADLGFPVIDASAGDTAEQVRELTGGRGVDIAVEACGLPVTAVQAITAAAALGQVVLLGDLSGDLTLPRGLVSSVLRRELRLYGTWNSKIAPAGHSEWDMVVRHLGKDLQMAPLISHTPELVDAPSMFADMLHRRTWYNKVVFAVADEARPPYEAGAGGDIR, encoded by the coding sequence ATGAAAGCAGCCGTCCTCAAGTCCCTGGAAGAGATGGTCCACACGGACGTGTCCGAGCCGGAGCCCGTCGGCGACCGCTCGGTCCTCGTCCGGGTCGGCGCCGTCGGCGTGTGCGGCTCCGACGTCCTGCGCTACGGACGCGGCAAGGCGTACCACTACCCCCTCGTGCTCGGCCACGAGTTCTCCGCGATCGTCGAACAGGCCCCCGCGGACAGCGAGTTCACCCCCGGTGACCGGGTCGCCGTCTTCCCGCTGCTGCCCGACGCCGCCGATCCCATGACCCGGATCGGCGAGTACGCGCTCGGCAGCGGCTACGACTACTACGGCTCCCGGCGCGACGGAGCCCTGGCCGAGCGGATGCACGTCCCCGAGGCCAACCTGATCCGGGTGCCGCGGGACACCCCGCTCACCCACGCCGCCATGGTCGAGCCCGCCGCGGTCGCCCTGCACGCCATGCTCAAGCTCGATCTGCCGGCCGACGCCACCGCGCTCGTCATCGGCGCGGGCCCGATCGGCGCGCTCGCCGCGCAGTGGCTGCGGATCCTCGGGGCGAGCGAGGTGTACGTGGCCGACGTCGACGCCCGTAAGCGCGCCGTCCTCGCCGATCTCGGCTTCCCCGTGATCGACGCGAGCGCGGGCGACACCGCCGAGCAGGTCCGGGAGCTGACCGGCGGGCGCGGTGTCGACATCGCCGTCGAGGCCTGCGGGCTGCCCGTCACCGCCGTCCAGGCGATCACCGCCGCGGCCGCCCTCGGGCAGGTCGTGCTGCTCGGCGACCTCTCCGGTGACCTGACCCTGCCGCGCGGTCTCGTCTCCTCCGTGCTCCGCCGCGAACTGCGCCTGTACGGCACCTGGAACTCGAAGATCGCCCCGGCCGGGCACAGCGAATGGGACATGGTCGTGCGCCATCTCGGCAAGGACCTCCAGATGGCTCCCCTGATCAGCCACACCCCTGAACTCGTGGACGCGCCAAGCATGTTCGCCGACATGCTGCACCGGCGTACCTGGTACAACAAGGTCGTCTTCGCCGTCGCCGACGAGGCCAGGCCCCCGTACGAAGCCGGGGCGGGAGGTGACATCCGGTGA
- a CDS encoding SDR family oxidoreductase, which produces MTDQHSGNPSSTFVPDYVPAPGSSLTGKRAIITGAASGIGEAVARIFAAHQAKVVLVDKDTERLKQVTASIEQAGGTVRAVEADVTEEEAVVRFFAETVEEWGGVDLLVNSAGRDSLAPPVTEVTLEEWHKTIGPNLTAVFLCCREAFRVMERQESGGRVINMGSSSARLASGPGHSPYRASKHGMMGFSKNILLEGRDKNIGVTVVNPSHVKTPMTEIIDTGLYDGDLPAYTDGWLDEKELREGIHASCIDVANVAEVTLYVATRTPDVTIPQIALYPTHKAHRYGMEV; this is translated from the coding sequence ATGACTGATCAGCATTCCGGTAACCCGTCGTCCACGTTCGTGCCCGACTACGTCCCGGCCCCCGGCTCCTCCCTCACCGGCAAGCGGGCCATCATCACCGGCGCCGCTTCCGGCATCGGTGAGGCCGTCGCGCGGATCTTCGCCGCGCACCAGGCCAAGGTGGTCCTCGTCGACAAGGACACCGAGCGCCTCAAGCAGGTGACGGCCTCCATCGAGCAGGCCGGCGGGACCGTCCGCGCCGTCGAGGCCGATGTCACCGAGGAGGAGGCCGTCGTCCGGTTCTTCGCCGAGACCGTCGAGGAGTGGGGCGGCGTCGACCTCCTCGTCAACAGCGCGGGCCGCGACTCGCTCGCCCCTCCCGTCACCGAGGTCACCCTCGAGGAGTGGCACAAGACCATCGGTCCCAACCTGACCGCCGTCTTCCTGTGCTGCCGCGAGGCGTTCCGCGTCATGGAGCGCCAGGAGAGCGGCGGCCGCGTCATCAACATGGGCTCGTCGTCCGCGCGGCTGGCCTCCGGTCCCGGCCACAGCCCGTACCGCGCCTCCAAGCACGGAATGATGGGCTTCAGCAAGAACATCCTGCTGGAGGGCCGGGACAAGAACATCGGCGTCACCGTCGTGAACCCCTCGCACGTGAAGACGCCGATGACGGAGATCATCGACACGGGCCTGTACGACGGCGACCTGCCCGCCTACACCGACGGCTGGCTCGACGAGAAGGAGCTGCGGGAAGGCATCCACGCCTCCTGCATCGACGTCGCGAACGTCGCCGAGGTCACCCTCTACGTCGCCACCCGCACCCCCGACGTCACCATCCCGCAGATCGCCCTGTACCCGACGCACAAGGCGCACCGCTACGGCATGGAGGTGTGA
- the eda gene encoding bifunctional 4-hydroxy-2-oxoglutarate aldolase/2-dehydro-3-deoxy-phosphogluconate aldolase → MDQQLSERLADLKVVPVVTLPDAALADPLGATLTAAGLPIAEITFRSAAAADSIAALRARHPDVLVGAGTVLDPATVDLAADAGARFVVTPGFNPDVVARCRARGLPVVPGVNNPTALEAARAQGLTLLKYFPAEASGGLKLLDAMAAPYGDVTFMPTGGITPDNLSDYLARPHVTACGGTWIATAARLAAGDFDAIGTAARAARDSAARA, encoded by the coding sequence ATGGACCAACAGCTCTCCGAGCGGCTCGCAGACCTGAAGGTCGTGCCCGTCGTGACCCTGCCCGACGCCGCGCTCGCCGACCCGCTCGGCGCCACCCTCACCGCGGCCGGCCTGCCGATCGCCGAGATCACGTTCCGCAGCGCGGCCGCGGCCGACTCCATCGCGGCACTGCGGGCCCGCCACCCCGATGTGCTCGTCGGCGCGGGCACCGTGCTGGACCCGGCCACCGTCGATCTGGCCGCCGACGCGGGCGCGCGGTTCGTGGTCACCCCCGGCTTCAACCCCGACGTCGTCGCCCGTTGCCGCGCCCGCGGCCTGCCCGTGGTCCCCGGCGTCAACAACCCCACCGCCCTGGAGGCGGCCCGCGCCCAGGGCCTGACCCTCCTCAAGTACTTCCCGGCCGAGGCATCCGGCGGCCTGAAGCTGCTGGACGCGATGGCGGCCCCCTACGGGGACGTCACGTTCATGCCGACCGGCGGGATCACGCCGGACAACCTGTCCGACTACCTGGCGCGGCCGCACGTCACGGCCTGCGGCGGCACCTGGATCGCCACCGCCGCGCGCCTTGCCGCGGGCGACTTCGACGCCATCGGCACCGCGGCCCGCGCCGCCCGCGACAGCGCCGCCCGCGCCTGA
- a CDS encoding MBL fold metallo-hydrolase, producing MPHTPDRRSTAAVTLRWLGQAGFALRAGQDGPAANEDQLLLIDPYLSDTLAAKYRGTRFPHVRLHPAPVPPGDLRDVAAVLCTHGHTDHMDPGTIKGIEVHNTPEYVVPRAERRTALERGAPAERLTGVDAGERVTVAGVRVEPVPAAHEELRRDEHGNHHCLGYVITLGGLRVYHSGDCVPYDGQADLLRALGIDLALLPVNGRDAYRTSNGVPGNFSLAEAVDLCRAARIPRLLCHHFGLFDFNTADPDELRARLTATADGLAWTVPEVGATYRLTPDSPDLERI from the coding sequence GTGCCCCACACCCCTGACCGGCGGTCCACCGCGGCCGTCACCCTGCGCTGGCTCGGCCAGGCCGGCTTCGCCCTCCGCGCCGGCCAGGACGGACCGGCCGCGAACGAAGACCAACTCCTGCTGATCGACCCGTACTTGAGTGACACACTCGCCGCGAAGTACCGAGGCACACGCTTTCCGCACGTGCGTCTCCATCCGGCGCCGGTCCCGCCCGGCGACCTGCGGGACGTCGCCGCCGTGCTGTGCACGCACGGCCACACCGACCACATGGACCCCGGCACCATCAAGGGGATCGAGGTCCACAACACCCCCGAGTACGTCGTGCCCCGCGCCGAGCGCCGCACGGCCCTGGAGCGCGGCGCCCCCGCCGAGCGCCTCACCGGTGTCGACGCGGGGGAACGGGTCACCGTGGCCGGTGTGCGGGTCGAACCGGTCCCGGCCGCCCACGAGGAACTGCGCCGCGACGAGCACGGCAACCACCACTGCCTCGGCTACGTGATCACGCTCGGCGGGCTGCGCGTCTACCACTCCGGCGACTGCGTCCCGTACGACGGGCAGGCCGACCTGCTGCGCGCGCTCGGCATCGACCTGGCCCTGCTGCCGGTCAACGGCCGTGACGCGTACCGGACGTCGAACGGCGTGCCCGGCAACTTCAGTCTCGCCGAGGCCGTGGACCTCTGCCGCGCCGCCCGCATCCCGAGGCTGCTCTGCCACCACTTCGGGCTCTTCGACTTCAACACCGCCGACCCGGACGAACTGCGCGCCCGGCTGACCGCGACCGCGGACGGCCTCGCCTGGACCGTGCCCGAGGTCGGCGCGACCTACCGGCTCACTCCCGACTCCCCCGATCTGGAACGCATCTGA